One genomic segment of Microcella indica includes these proteins:
- a CDS encoding transglutaminase-like domain-containing protein has protein sequence MTATRPTPAMPRPAVLVSATIFTVLAWAIITVALWPLYRSGELATLAVIAITAATTIALASTLGRWPAWGVLGATVAVFTVVGVPLAVPGRTVYGVLPEPQGLAELFAGVVLGWRQLVTIDLPVGAYEALLVPALVLLLVGPLLTLLVALRGRRPALAALVPIVGYLIVIAIGPQSPLLPISTTIALSTTLLLWMAARARHRRRDELAASAVETRGAGARTLAAATALLLLAGGAGAAVAGLIAPPEDRTVLRTSAERPFSPLEQPSPLAAYRAVFDPAVAELPALRVEGAPAGARIRIAALDSYDGVVFAVGSDAVDSASGSFVRIPTERPPDILPGERTTVTLTLERDHGVWLPTLGQVAAVRILADDADDLRDSFVYNATTDTAALVGGAPTGLTYELDVVLDATESAAGLRAAAPGPAAVPGIAQVPEALADWVAEVTEGIDEPGAQLETALERLREEGYLSHGVDEDEAPSRPGHSLARLEDFIGSAPIVGDAEQYAAAAALIARELGFPSRIVLGYGPLAQAGPTTLLASDRTAWIEVSTNAGWQAVDVVSERRELPPVEPEEPVPVVRPQNPAQAPVEEPPAIEDQAPPEIEQSDDEQLDPFWATVLAVLRVLGPLALVLGLLASPLIAIALLKRRRRLRRRRQGDPALRILGGWRDVTDTARDLGLALPATGTRREVAGVIGRPQALVLARVADRAVYAPEEPDHEEADRVWAAADGVRASLLQPLTRRQRWGAALSTRSLRRYPDRMRVEAGVREP, from the coding sequence GTGACGGCCACGCGCCCGACCCCGGCCATGCCGCGTCCGGCGGTCCTCGTGAGTGCAACGATCTTCACGGTGCTCGCCTGGGCGATCATCACGGTCGCCCTCTGGCCCCTCTACCGCTCCGGCGAGCTCGCGACCCTGGCCGTCATCGCGATCACGGCCGCCACGACGATCGCCCTCGCCTCGACGCTCGGCCGGTGGCCGGCCTGGGGAGTGCTCGGCGCGACCGTCGCGGTGTTCACCGTCGTGGGGGTGCCGCTCGCGGTGCCGGGGCGCACGGTGTACGGGGTGCTGCCCGAACCGCAGGGGCTCGCCGAGCTCTTCGCCGGCGTCGTGCTCGGGTGGCGGCAGCTCGTGACGATCGACCTGCCCGTGGGCGCCTACGAGGCCCTGCTCGTCCCCGCCCTCGTGCTGCTCCTCGTCGGCCCCCTCCTGACGCTCCTCGTCGCACTCCGCGGCCGCCGCCCCGCGCTCGCCGCTCTCGTGCCCATCGTCGGGTACCTCATCGTGATCGCGATCGGCCCGCAGTCACCGCTGCTGCCCATCAGCACGACCATCGCCCTCTCGACGACGCTCCTGCTCTGGATGGCGGCGCGGGCGCGCCACCGCCGCCGGGACGAGCTCGCGGCCTCCGCCGTCGAGACCCGCGGCGCCGGAGCCCGCACCCTTGCTGCGGCGACCGCGCTCCTCCTCCTCGCAGGGGGCGCCGGCGCGGCCGTCGCCGGCCTCATCGCCCCTCCCGAGGACCGCACGGTGCTGCGCACGTCCGCTGAGCGTCCCTTCTCGCCGCTCGAGCAACCGAGCCCCCTCGCGGCCTATCGTGCGGTGTTCGACCCGGCCGTGGCGGAGCTGCCGGCGCTGCGCGTGGAGGGTGCACCCGCGGGCGCGCGCATCCGCATCGCCGCTCTCGACAGCTACGACGGCGTCGTCTTCGCCGTCGGCAGCGACGCGGTCGACTCTGCCTCGGGCAGCTTCGTGCGCATCCCGACCGAGCGCCCGCCCGACATCCTGCCCGGTGAGCGCACGACGGTGACCCTCACCCTCGAGCGAGACCACGGGGTCTGGTTGCCCACCCTGGGTCAGGTCGCGGCGGTGCGCATTCTCGCCGACGACGCCGACGACCTTCGCGACAGCTTCGTGTACAACGCGACGACGGACACCGCGGCACTCGTGGGCGGGGCTCCGACCGGTCTCACGTACGAGCTCGACGTGGTGCTCGACGCGACGGAGTCCGCTGCGGGACTGCGCGCCGCGGCACCGGGACCCGCGGCCGTACCGGGCATCGCGCAGGTGCCCGAGGCCCTCGCCGACTGGGTGGCCGAGGTGACCGAGGGCATCGACGAGCCGGGAGCGCAGCTCGAGACGGCGCTCGAGAGGCTGCGCGAGGAAGGGTATCTCTCCCACGGCGTCGACGAGGACGAGGCGCCGAGCCGCCCGGGGCATTCGCTCGCGCGGCTCGAGGACTTCATCGGCAGCGCGCCCATCGTCGGCGATGCCGAGCAGTACGCCGCGGCGGCGGCGCTCATCGCCCGCGAGCTGGGATTCCCCTCGCGCATCGTGCTCGGCTACGGCCCGCTCGCTCAGGCCGGCCCGACGACCCTGCTCGCGAGTGATCGCACGGCATGGATCGAGGTCTCCACGAACGCGGGCTGGCAGGCCGTCGACGTCGTCTCCGAGCGGCGCGAGCTGCCCCCGGTCGAGCCCGAGGAGCCCGTGCCCGTCGTGCGACCGCAGAACCCCGCGCAGGCTCCCGTCGAGGAGCCGCCTGCGATCGAGGACCAAGCACCGCCGGAGATCGAGCAGAGCGACGACGAGCAGCTCGATCCGTTCTGGGCGACGGTGCTCGCCGTGCTCCGCGTGCTCGGGCCCCTCGCACTCGTCCTGGGCCTGCTCGCCTCGCCCCTCATCGCCATCGCACTGCTCAAGCGGCGCCGGCGTCTGCGGCGCCGGCGGCAGGGCGATCCCGCGCTGCGCATCCTCGGAGGGTGGCGCGACGTGACGGACACGGCGCGCGACCTCGGCCTCGCCCTTCCCGCCACGGGCACCCGGCGCGAGGTCGCCGGCGTCATCGGCCGACCGCAAGCGCTCGTGCTCGCGCGCGTCGCCGATCGTGCGGTCTACGCGCCCGAGGAGCCCGACCACGAGGAGGCGGACCGCGTCTGGGCCGCCGCCGACGGAGTACGGGCGTCGCTGCTGCAGCCGCTCACCCGGCGGCAGCGCTGGGGGGCGGCGCTCTCCACGCGCTCCCTGCGGCGGTATCCTGACCGCATGCGGGTCGAGGCGGGGGTTCGAGAGCCGTGA
- a CDS encoding zinc-ribbon domain-containing protein has product MTCQHCGAALPPIAMFCGECGRSVTAAQPPPLVRPTIPPAPQREEARPEPEPEPRVSAEPERAAEPASEPDSPSFLEESHERCSRCGTPAEPEDLYCAECGTSLASRTRVIEPVSFPPPEPAAPRELAAPPEPAAPSEPAAESGRELEPELEPELEPELAPAEDTEATRMVPRTAEGHRFVLQFSTGESVTVTGSGLAGRHPRAEPGEFVDHLVTILDPGRSVSKTHFEFGHEHGTFWFSDRHSGNGSVIREPGAAPRLCEPGRRYRIVRGTRIDIGEQFVVVS; this is encoded by the coding sequence GTGACGTGCCAGCACTGCGGCGCGGCGCTGCCGCCCATCGCGATGTTCTGCGGCGAGTGCGGCCGCTCGGTCACGGCCGCCCAGCCGCCGCCCCTCGTGCGCCCCACCATCCCGCCCGCGCCGCAGCGCGAGGAGGCTCGCCCGGAGCCGGAGCCGGAGCCGCGGGTCTCGGCTGAACCTGAGCGTGCGGCGGAGCCCGCGTCGGAGCCGGATTCCCCATCCTTCCTCGAGGAGTCTCACGAGCGATGCTCCCGGTGCGGCACTCCTGCAGAGCCGGAGGACCTCTACTGCGCCGAGTGCGGCACCTCTCTCGCCTCGCGCACACGCGTCATCGAGCCGGTGAGCTTCCCGCCTCCCGAGCCGGCGGCGCCGCGCGAGCTGGCAGCGCCGCCCGAACCAGCTGCGCCGTCCGAGCCTGCAGCGGAGTCCGGGCGGGAGCTCGAACCGGAGCTCGAACCGGAGCTTGAACCGGAGCTCGCACCGGCGGAGGACACCGAGGCGACGCGCATGGTGCCGCGCACCGCGGAGGGGCACCGCTTCGTGCTGCAGTTCAGCACGGGCGAGAGCGTCACGGTCACGGGTTCGGGGCTGGCCGGCCGGCATCCGCGCGCCGAGCCCGGCGAGTTCGTCGACCACCTCGTGACGATCCTCGACCCGGGCCGTTCTGTCTCGAAGACGCACTTCGAGTTCGGGCACGAGCATGGCACCTTCTGGTTCAGCGACCGTCACTCGGGCAACGGCTCGGTCATCCGGGAGCCGGGAGCCGCGCCGCGACTGTGCGAGCCCGGCCGCCGCTACCGCATCGTGCGCGGCACCCGCATCGATATCGGCGAGCAGTTCGTCGTGGTGAGCTGA
- a CDS encoding FtsK/SpoIIIE domain-containing protein, whose product MSRLPPPPAEPAPPQSPSFPLLAVIAPLGGAILIGAITGSPYVLVFAALSPVIAVASMLDGRRTARRRAREDASRFEEECRAYARLIDEAHRAERAERDALTPARPTEVAPTGSGGVRVGVARAPSDRAPERASAHIEGSRPDAHAHEREVLLARASWHPALPVLVPRGAIAVRGDGPAARAMVARLRLEPGVTVLAALDGPHDDSGVDADARAPRPDVEIEVHAASSMTVRIAGQAPVRARPEFWSAPERERRRRAIEAHSARLPDHVAWSSLEPARESSSGIPVGCSEAGQCAIDPLAQGPHILIGGTTGSGKSEFLRTLVLGWAHRSSPAELSLLFVDFKGGASFPDLAELPHALEVITDLDESTASRAITSLRAEIQRRERWLRDRGARDVRDPAASLDRLVIVIDEYAALLAALPELHSTIIDLSARGRSLGIHLVLCTQHPGSAVRDAIAANCAIRVSFRIADNADAGMLGAGLAPRLRALPPGRALVTDAEGTRELQTALIAPEDVRAVRERWRDSPAVERLWQPPLPTIVTPREVARESADDAVEAGWAFGVADRPEQLRRTRAVWWPERDGALAVVGAPGSGRTSALAAIAEAAQEDGSAIVTLPADWVDAEATLLALRDRTPDRTILLADDLDDVLRQCGDERAELLRLWDDVASALRRRGGAVVAALASGGLQQGLTGGRFPSSLELGTESSSATSPSRVSAVSERRAPPGRAHWRGAAVQIMASRPLPAPQPPPVPDIVAPGPRPCVVIARRPRWVGDRLRRAHPDLVLHSAEEAAGLGSAAVLEPRVILDDVEGWTTRWSALQELRRTCSVILAEVGPSELRALLGLRERPPSLHAHGGEVWLLQPEAPLVRARWRELADDAAGASEP is encoded by the coding sequence GTGAGCCGCCTCCCGCCCCCGCCCGCCGAGCCGGCCCCGCCGCAGTCACCGTCGTTCCCGTTGCTCGCCGTGATCGCGCCGCTGGGCGGCGCGATCCTCATCGGGGCCATCACGGGCTCGCCCTACGTCCTGGTCTTCGCGGCGCTGAGCCCCGTCATCGCGGTCGCGAGCATGCTCGACGGCCGGCGCACGGCACGTCGGCGCGCTCGCGAGGACGCGTCGCGGTTCGAGGAGGAGTGCCGCGCCTACGCGCGACTCATCGACGAGGCCCACCGGGCTGAGCGTGCCGAGCGGGATGCCCTGACTCCCGCTCGGCCGACCGAGGTCGCCCCGACGGGGAGCGGGGGCGTGCGCGTGGGGGTCGCGCGCGCGCCGAGCGACCGGGCTCCCGAGCGTGCGTCCGCGCACATCGAGGGGTCGCGACCCGACGCGCACGCACACGAGCGGGAGGTGCTTCTCGCCCGCGCGAGCTGGCACCCCGCGCTGCCGGTGCTCGTGCCGCGCGGCGCTATCGCCGTCCGCGGCGACGGGCCCGCTGCGCGTGCCATGGTCGCCCGCCTGCGACTCGAGCCCGGCGTCACGGTGCTCGCCGCGCTCGACGGCCCTCACGACGACTCCGGTGTCGACGCGGATGCTCGCGCTCCCCGCCCCGACGTCGAGATCGAGGTGCACGCGGCGAGCAGCATGACCGTGCGCATCGCGGGGCAGGCTCCCGTGCGGGCTCGGCCCGAGTTCTGGAGCGCGCCCGAGCGCGAGCGCCGCCGTCGAGCGATCGAGGCGCACTCGGCGCGCCTGCCCGATCACGTGGCGTGGTCGAGTCTCGAGCCCGCGCGCGAGTCGTCGTCGGGCATCCCGGTCGGATGCTCCGAGGCCGGGCAGTGCGCGATCGACCCCCTCGCGCAGGGGCCCCACATCCTCATCGGCGGCACGACCGGCAGCGGCAAGAGCGAGTTCCTGCGCACCCTCGTGCTGGGCTGGGCGCACCGGTCGTCGCCCGCCGAGCTCTCCCTGCTCTTCGTCGACTTCAAGGGCGGGGCGAGCTTCCCCGACCTCGCCGAGCTCCCGCACGCACTCGAGGTCATCACCGACCTCGACGAGTCCACCGCGTCGCGGGCGATCACCTCGCTGCGCGCTGAGATCCAGCGCCGCGAGCGATGGCTGCGCGATCGTGGCGCGCGCGACGTCCGCGATCCCGCAGCGTCGCTCGACCGACTCGTGATCGTCATCGACGAGTACGCGGCGCTGCTGGCGGCCCTCCCCGAGCTGCACTCCACGATCATCGACCTGTCGGCGCGGGGCCGTTCGCTCGGCATCCACCTCGTGCTGTGCACGCAGCACCCCGGCAGCGCCGTGCGCGATGCGATCGCGGCGAACTGCGCGATCCGCGTCTCCTTCCGCATCGCCGACAACGCCGATGCGGGGATGCTCGGGGCAGGCCTCGCCCCCCGCCTGCGCGCTCTGCCGCCCGGGAGAGCACTCGTCACCGACGCCGAGGGCACGCGCGAGCTGCAGACCGCGCTCATCGCGCCCGAAGATGTCCGGGCGGTGCGCGAGCGCTGGCGAGACTCTCCCGCCGTGGAGCGCCTCTGGCAGCCGCCCCTGCCGACCATCGTGACACCGCGCGAGGTCGCCCGGGAGAGTGCCGACGACGCGGTCGAGGCCGGGTGGGCGTTCGGGGTAGCGGATCGACCAGAGCAGCTGCGGCGTACTCGCGCCGTCTGGTGGCCCGAGCGCGACGGCGCGCTCGCCGTCGTCGGCGCACCCGGCAGCGGACGCACGAGCGCCCTCGCCGCGATCGCCGAGGCGGCCCAGGAGGACGGGAGCGCCATCGTGACGCTCCCGGCAGACTGGGTGGACGCCGAGGCGACGCTCCTCGCGCTCCGCGATCGAACCCCCGATCGCACGATCCTGCTCGCTGACGACCTCGACGACGTGCTGCGGCAGTGCGGCGATGAGCGTGCGGAACTCCTGAGGCTGTGGGACGACGTCGCGAGTGCCCTGCGGCGGCGCGGGGGAGCGGTCGTCGCCGCGCTCGCGTCGGGCGGTCTGCAGCAGGGCCTGACCGGCGGGCGCTTCCCGAGCTCGCTCGAGCTCGGCACCGAGAGCAGCAGCGCGACCTCCCCCTCCAGGGTCTCCGCGGTCTCGGAGCGTCGCGCGCCTCCCGGCCGCGCTCACTGGCGCGGTGCGGCGGTGCAGATCATGGCTTCGCGCCCGCTGCCCGCGCCGCAGCCGCCCCCCGTGCCCGACATCGTCGCCCCGGGTCCCCGGCCGTGCGTCGTCATCGCTCGACGACCGCGCTGGGTCGGCGATCGACTGCGCCGTGCTCACCCCGACCTCGTCCTCCACTCGGCCGAGGAGGCTGCGGGGCTGGGCAGTGCCGCGGTTCTCGAGCCGCGCGTCATCCTCGACGATGTCGAGGGTTGGACGACCCGCTGGAGCGCTCTGCAGGAGCTGCGGCGCACCTGCTCGGTCATCCTGGCCGAGGTCGGCCCGTCTGAGCTGCGAGCCCTGCTCGGCCTGCGCGAGCGGCCCCCCTCGCTGCACGCGCACGGGGGAGAGGTGTGGCTCCTGCAGCCCGAGGCGCCCCTCGTCCGCGCGCGGTGGCGAGAGCTCGCCGACGACGCGGCCGGCGCATCCGAGCCCTAG
- the ald gene encoding alanine dehydrogenase gives MRIAVPAEVKNNEYRVAITPAGVHDLVSHGHEVLVQAGAGLGSRITDDAYAEQGARIVPDAAAAWGEAELLLKVKEPVAAEYPYFREDLVLFTYLHLAAEEALTRALLDARVTGIAYETVQLPTRSLPLLAPMSEVAGRLAPIVGANAMLRPYGGPGLLVPGVPGTDPANIVVLGGGVAGTNAVAMAVGLGAEVTVLDTNLQRLRELDALYAGRIRTIVSNGYEIERAAVEADMLIGSVLIPGARAPKLVSNDLVSRMKPGSVLVDIAVDQGGCFEDSRPTTHAEPTFTVHESTFYCVANMPGAVAATSTNALTNATMPYVRAIANHGWRDALRADGALALGLNTQGGLVTNEAIGAAHGLESVELSAILA, from the coding sequence ATGAGAATCGCCGTTCCGGCCGAGGTCAAGAACAACGAGTACCGCGTGGCCATCACCCCCGCGGGAGTGCACGATCTCGTCTCCCACGGGCACGAGGTGCTGGTGCAAGCCGGCGCCGGCCTCGGGTCGCGCATCACCGACGATGCGTACGCCGAGCAGGGCGCGCGCATCGTGCCGGACGCCGCGGCCGCGTGGGGCGAGGCGGAGCTGTTGCTCAAGGTCAAGGAGCCGGTCGCCGCGGAGTACCCGTACTTCCGTGAGGATCTCGTTCTCTTCACCTACCTGCACCTCGCCGCCGAGGAGGCGCTCACCCGGGCCCTGCTCGATGCCCGCGTGACGGGCATCGCCTACGAGACCGTGCAGCTTCCCACGCGCAGCCTTCCCCTGCTCGCGCCGATGAGCGAGGTCGCAGGTCGCCTCGCGCCCATCGTCGGCGCGAACGCCATGCTGCGGCCCTACGGCGGCCCCGGGCTCCTCGTGCCCGGTGTTCCTGGCACCGACCCCGCGAACATCGTCGTGCTCGGCGGCGGCGTCGCCGGGACGAACGCTGTCGCCATGGCGGTCGGACTCGGAGCCGAGGTGACCGTGCTGGACACGAACCTGCAGCGCCTTCGCGAGCTCGACGCGCTGTACGCCGGGCGCATCCGCACGATCGTGTCGAACGGCTACGAGATCGAGCGGGCCGCCGTCGAGGCCGACATGCTCATCGGGTCGGTGCTCATCCCGGGTGCGCGCGCGCCGAAGCTCGTCAGCAACGACCTCGTCTCGCGCATGAAGCCCGGCAGCGTGCTCGTCGACATCGCGGTCGATCAGGGCGGCTGCTTCGAGGACTCCCGGCCGACGACCCACGCCGAGCCCACCTTCACGGTGCACGAGAGCACGTTCTACTGCGTCGCGAACATGCCGGGTGCCGTCGCGGCGACCTCCACCAATGCGCTGACGAACGCGACGATGCCGTACGTGCGGGCGATCGCGAACCACGGCTGGCGAGACGCCCTGCGCGCCGATGGGGCCCTCGCGCTCGGTCTCAACACGCAAGGGGGCCTCGTGACCAACGAGGCCATCGGCGCCGCGCACGGCCTCGAGTCGGTGGAGCTCTCGGCGATCCTCGCCTAG
- a CDS encoding ABC transporter substrate-binding protein has translation MNRPLPEDPMIRTLIQQAKRAQVSRRAMLAGAGAGATAFALAACSTDAGGELTPAEDTSADDKTLNWANWPFYIDEDDDGNYPTLLAFQEQTGIDVNYLVTVDDNNSYFATVRDQLALGQDIGADTVCLTDWMVSRWIQLGYTQPLNKSNISNASNLTPSLQNPAFDPGREHSLPWQSGFAGIAYNTEQTDPVGAVSDLWRPDLAGRVGVLSEMRDTIGVIMLENGVDISGDFTAEEFNAALDVFREQVESGQIRNVRGNAYTEDLVNEDTLAAICWSGDITVLNFEAGYEKWKFVLPEGGATLWSDNFLIPIGSPRKTNAETLIDYYYQPEVAAEVAAWVNYITPVVGAREAMFDIDADLANDPLIFPDEATLAQTKIFRGLSAQEENEYQAAFQAILLGA, from the coding sequence ATGAACCGTCCGCTTCCCGAAGACCCGATGATCCGCACCCTCATCCAGCAGGCCAAGCGCGCCCAGGTCAGCCGACGCGCGATGCTCGCCGGTGCGGGTGCCGGTGCCACCGCTTTCGCCCTCGCCGCCTGCTCGACCGATGCGGGCGGGGAGCTCACTCCCGCCGAGGACACCTCCGCCGACGACAAGACGCTCAACTGGGCGAACTGGCCCTTCTACATCGACGAGGATGACGACGGCAACTACCCGACTCTCCTCGCGTTCCAGGAGCAGACGGGCATCGACGTCAACTACCTCGTCACGGTGGACGACAACAACTCCTACTTCGCGACGGTGCGCGATCAGCTCGCGCTCGGCCAGGACATCGGGGCGGACACGGTCTGCCTCACCGACTGGATGGTGAGCCGCTGGATCCAGCTCGGCTACACGCAGCCCCTCAACAAGAGCAACATCTCCAACGCCAGCAACCTCACGCCCAGCCTGCAGAACCCGGCATTCGACCCGGGCCGCGAGCACTCGCTCCCGTGGCAGTCGGGCTTCGCCGGCATCGCCTACAACACCGAGCAGACCGACCCCGTCGGCGCGGTGAGCGACCTCTGGCGCCCCGATCTCGCGGGTCGCGTGGGTGTGCTCTCCGAGATGCGCGACACGATCGGCGTGATCATGCTCGAGAACGGCGTCGACATCTCCGGCGACTTCACGGCCGAGGAGTTCAACGCCGCCCTCGACGTCTTCCGCGAGCAGGTCGAGTCCGGCCAGATCCGCAACGTGCGCGGCAACGCCTACACCGAGGACCTCGTGAACGAGGACACCCTCGCCGCGATCTGCTGGTCAGGCGACATCACGGTCCTCAACTTCGAGGCCGGCTACGAGAAGTGGAAGTTCGTCCTGCCCGAGGGAGGCGCCACGCTGTGGAGCGACAACTTCCTCATCCCGATCGGCTCGCCGCGCAAGACGAACGCCGAGACGCTCATCGACTACTACTACCAGCCGGAGGTGGCTGCTGAAGTCGCCGCGTGGGTGAACTACATCACCCCCGTCGTGGGCGCTCGCGAGGCGATGTTCGACATCGACGCCGACCTCGCCAACGACCCGCTCATCTTCCCGGATGAGGCGACTCTCGCGCAGACCAAGATCTTCCGCGGCCTGTCGGCCCAGGAGGAGAACGAGTACCAGGCGGCCTTCCAGGCGATCCTGCTCGGCGCCTGA
- a CDS encoding ABC transporter ATP-binding protein yields the protein MTNNEVPQGGFAEAGADLELVGISKRFPGFTAIEELDLTIPAGSFFALLGPSGCGKTTTLRLIAGLEEPTTGRILIGGRDVTSIRAYQRPVNTVFQSYALFPHMTIIENVAFGLKRRGIKNADPLAHEALQLVELDHVANRKPAQLSGGQQQRVALARAVVNRPALLLLDEPLGALDLKLRRQMQIELKDIQSEVGLTFLHVTHDQEEAMTMADTVAVMNKGRIEQMGNPQELYELPHTAFVATFLGQSNLFTGEVTSSGSSSISVDVSGTTIDVRSDRAQRHRGRITVGVRPEKVTLHDSAPKQSSDRNVVGPGRVTDVSFSGVSTQYEVTLPTHGVVTVFSQNTSITAMHHDGDEVWLSWDVGHTFGLADESYTAAGSRFQDDTDTSMIATQSREKLEAELGAD from the coding sequence GTGACGAACAACGAGGTTCCGCAGGGTGGATTCGCTGAGGCTGGTGCCGACCTCGAGCTGGTCGGCATCAGCAAGCGATTCCCCGGGTTCACTGCCATCGAGGAGCTCGATCTGACCATCCCGGCCGGATCGTTCTTCGCTCTGCTGGGCCCGTCCGGCTGCGGCAAGACGACCACCCTGCGGCTCATCGCCGGGCTCGAGGAGCCGACGACCGGTCGCATCCTCATCGGCGGTCGGGACGTGACGAGCATTCGGGCCTACCAGCGGCCGGTCAACACGGTGTTCCAGAGCTACGCGCTCTTCCCGCACATGACGATCATCGAGAACGTCGCGTTCGGGCTCAAGCGCCGCGGGATCAAGAACGCCGATCCGCTCGCGCACGAGGCGCTCCAGCTCGTCGAGCTCGACCACGTCGCGAACCGCAAGCCCGCGCAGCTCTCTGGTGGTCAGCAGCAGCGCGTCGCTCTCGCCCGCGCTGTCGTCAACCGCCCCGCTCTGCTCCTGCTGGACGAGCCGCTCGGGGCGCTCGACCTCAAGCTGCGCCGCCAGATGCAGATCGAGCTCAAGGACATCCAGAGCGAGGTCGGTCTCACCTTCCTGCACGTGACACACGACCAGGAAGAGGCCATGACCATGGCCGACACGGTCGCGGTCATGAACAAGGGCCGCATCGAGCAGATGGGCAACCCGCAGGAGCTCTACGAGCTTCCGCACACGGCCTTCGTCGCCACCTTCCTCGGGCAGTCCAACCTGTTCACCGGTGAGGTGACGTCGAGCGGCTCATCCTCGATCTCCGTCGACGTCTCCGGCACGACGATCGACGTGCGCTCCGATCGAGCGCAGCGGCACCGCGGGCGCATCACCGTGGGCGTGCGCCCGGAGAAGGTCACGCTGCACGACAGCGCTCCGAAGCAGTCCAGCGACCGCAACGTCGTCGGGCCCGGCCGGGTGACGGATGTCTCCTTCAGCGGCGTGAGCACGCAGTACGAGGTGACGCTGCCCACGCACGGGGTCGTGACCGTGTTCTCCCAGAACACGAGCATCACCGCGATGCACCACGATGGCGATGAGGTCTGGCTCAGCTGGGACGTCGGCCACACCTTCGGGCTCGCGGACGAGTCCTACACGGCAGCCGGCTCGCGCTTCCAGGACGACACCGACACCTCGATGATCGCCACCCAGTCGCGCGAGAAGCTCGAGGCAGAGCTCGGGGCGGACTGA
- a CDS encoding ABC transporter permease: MAFTAFSAQTSAAEPAAKRRSPIALFLLLPGVLYLVLFFVTPLISLIITSFQAPDPLQFGIYTNAFRWENYVTVLETYGEQSLRSAGYAALATLFALLIGFPLGYFIGITLRPYPLLQGLALVLVIAPFFISFLLRTLAWKQIFSDEGPIAGVLGALAILPPGQAITGTAFSVIFGLTYNFVPFMTLPIYATLASLDLRLLEAGNDLYGSPAVTFRTVTLPLSAAGVMSGTLLTFIPAAGDYINASREFLGSSETTMIGNVIETNFLVLQNFPAAAALSIVLMAAILILVSLYVKRSGTEELL; this comes from the coding sequence GTGGCCTTCACCGCCTTCTCCGCTCAGACGAGCGCGGCCGAGCCCGCGGCGAAGCGGCGCAGCCCCATCGCGCTCTTCCTGCTTCTGCCCGGTGTGCTCTATCTCGTGCTCTTCTTCGTCACGCCGCTCATCTCGCTCATCATCACGAGCTTCCAGGCGCCCGACCCGCTGCAGTTCGGGATCTACACGAACGCGTTCCGGTGGGAGAACTACGTCACGGTGCTCGAGACCTACGGCGAGCAGTCACTGCGGTCGGCGGGCTACGCGGCGCTGGCGACCCTCTTCGCGCTCCTCATCGGCTTCCCTCTCGGGTACTTCATCGGCATCACGCTGCGGCCGTACCCGTTGCTGCAGGGTCTCGCCCTCGTGCTCGTGATCGCGCCGTTCTTCATCTCCTTCCTGCTGCGCACGCTCGCGTGGAAGCAGATCTTCTCCGATGAAGGCCCCATCGCGGGTGTCCTCGGCGCTCTCGCGATCCTGCCGCCGGGGCAGGCGATCACCGGCACGGCGTTCTCCGTCATCTTCGGGCTCACCTACAACTTCGTGCCGTTCATGACCCTGCCGATCTACGCGACGCTCGCGAGCCTCGACCTGCGTCTGCTCGAGGCCGGCAACGACCTCTACGGCAGCCCCGCGGTGACCTTCCGCACGGTGACCCTTCCGCTCTCGGCGGCGGGCGTCATGTCGGGCACGCTCCTGACGTTCATCCCCGCCGCTGGTGACTACATCAATGCCTCCCGCGAGTTCCTCGGATCATCCGAGACGACGATGATCGGCAACGTGATCGAGACGAACTTCCTCGTGCTGCAGAACTTCCCCGCCGCCGCGGCGCT